The following is a genomic window from Anas acuta chromosome 3, bAnaAcu1.1, whole genome shotgun sequence.
ATTTGCTAGGGATGCTTCTTCTCCAGTCACATGCCAGAGCAACCCAAAAAACTAATGAGATGACACGAACAGGAAGGATTTATAATTCTGGGCTTATGTGAAACCTAGatccaggcagaaagaagattTTAGTTATAACACTGTGAGCAGAACCTCACCGTGATCTTGCCGCGGTAGGTGCTGCGCAGCCCCCGGCACTCGGCGGGGAACACCTTCACCTCCCGGCACACCGCCCCCTTCGGCACCATGGGCGGCGAGATGGCGGCGCCGGCGATGGCCAGCGACACGCGGCTGTCCCTCAGGGCGAACTCCAGCGGGGCGATGTCCTGCGGGGAAAGAGGGACACGCGCCTCAGcgggacccccccacacacacacacatcccctCCCCGCACCCTCCTCTCGGCTCCCCCAGACCTGCAGCGCTTGGTACACCCCCTCGCTGATGGCGTAGTTGAAGGAGTCGATGTGTGCGGCGGGCAGGTCGCGCTGCACCCCGCTGCGGAGCCGCGGCCGCCGCCTCATGAGGCGCTgctggccgccgccgccaccaccacccGGCCCCCGGCCGCCCTCCATGCCGCCCGCACCGCGCCGCCTGCCGGGATGCCGCGGGGCGGAGCAGGCAGCGGCAGCGCTACAAGCAGTAGTAGCAGCAGGAGTAGCAGCACTACTAGTAGTAGCAGCAGTAGGGGGCGCTGCGGCAGCCACCGCCACGTGCTAGCCCCACGCCCGCTTCCCCCCTCCTCACGCCTCACGCCTCAAGCTAtgcccccccctccagccccacaaaaaaaaaattgggctCCCCGACCCCCCCTCGCGCCGTATGGGTGCTGGAGGAGTTGTGAGGTGCTTATCTGTGAGGTGCAGGCATGCCCTGCCCACGCCACGGTGCCGTCAGGCTGCCATGTCACACACTGGTGCGCCACACGCCGCTGCCTCAGCGCTGTTTATGCCCCCCGGGGTTGCCTCCCGTTTGGGGGAGTTGGTGCAGTGTGAGGTGTCCCACTTGGAAATGGGGGGTCTTTAAGgctccttccaacccaaaccacatAAGACATcattaatgtgtataaatatctaaGGGGAAGGTGTCATGAGGATGGAGCCAGCCTCTTTTCAGCTGTttccagtgacaggacaagaggcaatggggacaaactgaagcacaggacgTTCTGGCTCAATATGAGGGCACACTTCTTTGCTGCgagagtgacagagcactggaacaggttgcccagagaggctgtggagtctccttctctggagatattcaaaacccacccaGGTGCCATCCTGCGCAATGTGCCCTGCCAACCTCAACCTTTCTGTGTGATAATTTTGGGTAGGTTTGAgtagagccaggagctggattTGATAATCCTTGTAGGTCCCTTACAAATCcagatattctgtgattccccATGCCCATCAAAGACGGAGGGCAGGCTGCCCCAAGGAAAGACGCCAGCCCATGAGATCAGCTCGTTTAATGGTGGCCAAGGACAGACGTGGACGCAGCTGCTGGAGAAGCGTGGGACACGGAGCCCCGCCGGCCCCACACGCGCATGCTGACGTGGGAGCAGCCAGCGCTGCCACTACTCTCCGTGGCCTGTGGGAGCTGACATGGGTAATGAGACACGGTTACTAACCCACGGATGGCACAGCGGGGCTCCCCGGGGGGACAGCTGCATATGGAGAACATGAAATGCTGGGACCAGGGACATGCAAGCAGTCCTGAAGGGCGTTGATCACAACGGGGTGCAGAAGCCGGGTGAAATGGCTGCTGAGTCCTTCTTAGGCTTCTCCAGCATTTTTTCTGTGGGCTGCAGCTGGCCGCTGGATTTCGTGGGAGCACAACAGCGGTTGCATGGTAGTCACGACTAACCTGGCATGAGACAAGTGATTGGGGAATTAACTGAAACCCAGGGCCCAGCTGGACCAGACCCTGCTGGAAACCCGCCAGAGCACCTGGGTCTGAAATGCTTCGTGGCCCACAGAAAGGGGCAGAGCTAAGACTAGAGACATTCTGCAGTATGGCAGGTATCTTCTTGAAACCCAGCACCATCCTTTACGAAAGCTTAGGAAAGAGGGCAAGACCTTTTCTATCGACCTTTTAGATGGAATAAggtagaaaacatttatttttgcatttttctaaaaaaaaaagaaagtctcaCGAGGGTTTGTGAGCATCACTTGCAAGATGCACCCATGGCTGCAACACTCAGGCCTCAGCCATATACACATCTAATATATGCTTGGCTAATATACTGGACAAGACCTTAGGCACTATGCTGTCCTCTGTCATCTACCCCTGTGCTCTGCCTCGAGGAACACTTTGATGGCAGGTGGTAGTCACAAACAGTACCTGCCGTTTTCCTCCTGAGGCTGttgcttatttttaagaattcagCAAACCTACTGATGATTAGTGTCCCTGAATTGCTATCTCCCCGAAACCCAGTTGAAAGGGCAGGTTATAAACAGCTGCGTCGCCCGTGGTCACGGCTCTACCATCGAGTCGAAGCCCTGCTTTTAGCTGAGCAGCACAAATAGCCAGTTGGTGACGTACCACAACGCAACCTGAGAtgcaatggggggggggaagaaaaggccTTGGAGTTTGGCAGAGGTTCCTGAGTCAGTACTTCTCCTGGCTTTATCAGCTGCTCCAGTGAAGGCCGCTGCTTTCTCCTGCATCCAGGCTGCTTTCCTGGCCTCATGCCACTACTTCAGCACGGACCTCTACACTAAAGAAGGGAAagatctgattttttaatttcccttttgagaggaaaagaaatacgGGCTTAGTGTCCCAGGGCTggtgtgtttttcatttctttacgATGGggacatttttttctcacttcacACACTTAGCAGCTGTGCTCTAGGCTGCTCTAGAGCTTGAGAGAGTGCAGTGTGGCCTGTCACCTCATGTACATCCTGGAGCGGGGTGATTGCTATCAGATCCTgcatttgctggaaaaaaaaaaaaaaagaagtaaaaaaagaaaaaagatgtatttttaagctTATGTTAGGTTAAGCTAATTTTAAGATACCCTGAAAATGCCAATGGAGACGTGGTGAACTGTCAGCTTTGTGAGTTGAGCTAAACAGCCATCATGGCCTACTTATTATTTTGGAGTGCTGCCACTATGCTTTGCCCAGTCTGCATTGAAGTTTTGACACCTATGTGCTATCAAAAGGTTACTAAAACCCAACCAGTCTTCCTCCTGCACCCCTCTCTACTAGCTTATGATTCACTACTTCCCCACTGCCTCCTGACTCATGAACTGAAGAGTTCACAGCACCTCTTCGGAATACACCCAAGGTCCAAAGTCAGAGACCAGACCTGACATTTGGGGTCTCTAGAAACAAACCCACCCACTAGCACTCACAGTTCAGACCTCTTCTGCACACAgcacagagggggaaaaaaaaagccctgtttTCACATATTAAAATGCTCCTGCACCTTGTCACCTCTCAGAGTGCACCAGTGGACCTTGTGCCTGTCACATGCTGCGCAGACGCTGATCCATGCAGCACTTCAGCGTGTTTACAGCTCCAGAGGCGTTTGTGTGGCTTTTCGGGATGCTTCCTCTCTGCAAAGCTTCTGCTGGGTTTTGCTAAGCACTCTGTTCCCTCTTGGATTCGAGCATCCTTGTGTGAAGTAGTGCCACGTGTGGATTCACAGCATGTTGCAAAGAACGGCCGTCCCGTTACACCATGACCAAAATATCTTCTTCTAGGGAGGCCTGGACACTTCAGTTCTGTCTCCAGAAAAGTGGCAGGATCATCTCCTGACAGAGCTCCAGGCTGGCAGGAAGACCTTTCAAATCTGTCACGAGCAGAGATGAGTCCATCACAACTCCAGGATCTTCTGAGGGCGAAATCCCACTGCTTGACTCAGGTCCCATTTACACACAGACAGCCAAAAGCTTGTAACCTCCATGAtctcttcttgtttgtttattttgggtAACAGGaaccatttatttctgtgccaACCATCTCTCCCTGCCAGAGGCAGCAAAACGGCGCTCTGACCTCAGCTGCACagtctgctctcctgctgcaatCGATTCAAATCCCCAGAGCTGCAGTTTTCCATGACGGTTTCCCACGCGGTGTGTGAGGATCTCAATCAGGCAATCTatctcctttcctccttgccAGGACCTGCTTCTGTGCTGCTCATGCAGGCACAATCTGCCCTGAACCATGTTTTGAACCATGTAACCTCACAGCTAAGGTACATCCACACATCGTGTGCAACATGGAAAGAATCCCCAAACCCAGTACCACCATTGTACAAATGAGCTTTAACATGTACTCTGTGAGCACTCAGTTCTTTGCAGACACCCCAGTAGCCTCTTGAACAGAGATCTAATTGTTGAACTTTGCTTCTCTGTGTAAAAATCTGGGACACAGCACAGGCCAGACACCACTCACAAAGTCAGCTGCTGCTAGaaatgctgctgtgctctgcagagagcTTTACTTTAGGAGGGGTGTGCTGGCTTACGCTGAAAATTCAGACAAACTTCACAAGATGGGTAATGTGATTTAGGTCATGCTCAAAGTAGATGTTAGTTCTGAAATTCAGGGACCTCACGGAATTTAACTTCCCTTTCCCACAAAAATATCGGCCTGCCCCAGTCGTGTGGCAAACCTATAGACAAGGAATCTCTCTTCTGGTCTACAACAACCCCTATTCCTCCTTGCTGGGACTGAGCTGTGCACTGTGTTCAGGGTAGAAAATTACAGTATTTGTCAAACGGAGGAGAATCAAACTGGCTGGATCAAACAGGATAAAAATCATTTGGGTTGAAAGGTTTCAGATTTAAGCCTCAAAGGCAGTAAGATGAAAGCTGAGAGAAGAGCCTCAATTCACTGCATTGTCTCAGAAGAAGCTGAGAAGATTGGGTTTCAGCTATTCGAAACACTCCTAGCACAGAAGTGATGCTAGAAATCCTATAGCCTGCAGGTGAGTCCCAAGGGGGATCTCTCTACCTGTTTCAAACAGAATCCAACTGCATCAGACTTGCATTGAAACTGATTCAAATCTCATTAGGAAAAGGGATAactataaacaaacaaactgccTTCCCTGCTTGGGTTAATTCACTGCCTGCAGTTCAGCACCCTTTCTGACAGCGTCCTTGCCAGTCGTTGCCTGGGTGTTCAGCCAGCCAGCTTTGAAATGACCTCAGGAAACTGAATTCCCAGTGTTCCTGGATTTATGCATCCTGTGACGCAAGAGAGCTTGTTCCTTTCCATGGAAAAGAGCAGGAACAAGGGAAAGGAGTCACCTATTTGGAGCTGAGCTAAGGCACTAATTACGCAGTGGgtgaggaaagaagaaacacagcGGGAGGAGGAAAACTTTCCAACTACGACGTCCTGGAAGACCATCGTACTCTTCACTcaactgccttaaaaaaaacccacaatgtTATCGCTATAGAAAAGGAGGAGCTAATACAGTATTATAGTATCCCTGTTGGGGTTTCATCGTAAGGTTATCTTGCTGTTCTCCCAGAGAGATTTGTTTCAGGTATCAAAGTCACATGAGCTGTTTCTAAAGTGGATTTTGGTGAATGCAGGCAGAGTTGTCTCAGCAGCTCTGGCTCATCGCTGCTCTGTGTGGAtgcctgttttgttgtttttttttttccccatgattTTCCAGAACAAAAAAGAAGTCTGTCCCTATCACTTTTTGGCATGATACTGAGATAAGCCATCGAACAGTGCTGACCCAGTGGGTGCAGTCTCTCCCTACGCACAGCAGACGCGTTCCCGTGGTCATCACAGCTTGATAAAGATCGGTGACGGCTGGCTCATCTTCTGCCCTGTGTCAGCGAGGGGGAAAACGCTAGAGATGGCTACATCCACAATTCCTTGGCAGAGTTCTGCATACAGCTTCCTAAGAGACAAGAGAGAGACAGAGTAAGACGCACAAGCAGGCCAAACCAGCAGGCCCTCACCCTCCTCATACAGGGCCATGTGTTTTCCCAGTGGGAGCTACAAGATCCCGCTGCTGTTACAGGTAGCTCCAGGGAGGCAAACCAGATGTGGCAGGAATGTCCTGGTATCCTCCCCTCCTACCCCAGCAACTGCCTTCTTTCTCAACGATGCTCCCATTCCCAACATTGCTCTTTGCTGCACAAGAATACAAAAGCAATTTCTCTCAGTTTACTGTCAGAACAGGCTCCTCAGCAGCATCTCAGCACCCTCAGTCCCCAGACTTGAGTCACCACAAGATGCATGGGGACAAACAACAGCTAAGCACCCCCTGTACCAGTCTCCCAGCTCAGAGAGTCGTGATTATCACAACAGACCCTGTACAAGTGGGGATGCACCCCAGGGGGATTTCTCTGATGGTTTGATGAAATGTTGCAATGGGGTGCAAGTGTGCATATTAACTTGTGAGCTAGGCACAGAGATTTCACAGGACTCCCCCAGAAGGGCTGTAAGGATTTCATCATGGCAGGATTCACAAAAAGCAGGATTAGGCAGAAGAGAGAAGATGTTTGAGAAATGAGTTAAcaacagcttcattttctgctgaagaaaatacatgtgTAACCTCAGTGAATGTGCTGGCATATGGGACACTTGTAGCACCAAAGCTGTCTTTACTAGAATTAATAACGCCACCTCTGCAGCTGGGGCTACTTAACAGTAAGATGCTTTTTCAGCTCCTGAGTGTGTTACTGCTTTCAGCAGACAATTTTTGACGTTTAAATGTGAATTGTGTGATACGGGTGCTATAAATTAGAATAGTCCTGAAAAGGCTGATGACTGGGCTGCCTGATAGGTTGGCCCTGTACTTCTTCTCTAGCATGAGTGATGACCTAATCTAATCTGCATCTAATGGAGATTAATATTatgtaaatattattattatatatagcacatatttatatgtatgtataaaaataatatgataTAGTAATGTAGATAATGTAGAACAgccttttctgttctgctgtgctTGTATATAATAAAGATGCCTATTTAGCAAAGATTTCTAGTCTTTCAGTCATCTCAATCGCATAATACAGCACCTCTCACTGTGCCTGTTCAAGATGTTCATGGCCAGAGTTGCCTGGCTGTCCCAGCTTCCCTGTGGCTGGTGGAGATTTTGATTCAATTTCTGCAGCACCTATGGTGTGCTTTGGGGTCCTACCGCCTGCAAATTCAGTCACCCacttccagctgctgcctttaATGCTACTCATTTATTCTGTGTTCAGGCGAAGACCATCCACCACTGGCTCCACAAGAGAGGCCGAGAAACCACCTGAGTTTCAAGGCATTAATTCTGCAACGTGTCAATAAAAACAACCCAAGTCACATTCAAATCCAATTGTCCAGAAATTGAGTATCTGGTATGGATTTGCATGGGAAAGCCCCCTTCCActcattttcttccacttttttcacttttgtgtGAGCCATGTGAATGGTGGCATCACAAATGTGTAACAGGAACTGACTACTCACTGGGCACAAGCTGGAGCCCCGTTGACTTCTATGAGCCAGACTTTCAGCTCCTCATCAACCATGAAGTCAAAGCCAAAGAGCTGGAAGCTCTGGTAGTGAAGATGCTTTGTGCTGATTGCAGGCTCTATACACATAAGGCAGCTTCTGCAACGGGAAAAATAGAAACGTGAGATTAAAAGCCCTGTGGACACACTGGTTGCACTGCAGCTTCTGAAGCCATGTGCATGGTGCAGGTCAGTGGAAGGCTCCCCCATTGCCTTGGGACTGCTTGGAGCATCAAGTGGATGGGGCAACACTTTCTGACatcaacaagcaaacaagcaggcagtgcccccctgcagccccttcagGCCTGCCTTGTGCCTGGTATCTGGGTGTCATTTTATCAGCCCccaaattatattaattacaaCACACATCATGGCAACCAGGTCCCTGCAAACATCAAAACATTTGTGGACAGTCCAAAAAACCCTAAAACAGCCCTGAGTTAACACCCAaagagctggagagcagcatcCACCCTCACCACTAGATTAGgcaaggggaaaaagaggaTCTGCAGTTAGAGCCTGAAGCAGAAGGCAGATCCACAAAGAGCTGCACCAGGCGCCCAGGGAACTGCCACTCAGTGCTCATTTGCCACTGAGACCCTCAAAGGTCGTGTCATGTCATTTTGGTGTAACAGCAACGGGggatttgaaaagaaaactctGCCACGGAGGATCAGTATTTCATACCTGGTTTCTCTGCAGTGCCATGATCTCTCCAGGTAATTTACTCAGTGCCCAGGAAGCAGCTGATAGTGCTAGCTGGCTCTGCTTGGGCTGAAGCTCACTCCAGACACAGCCAGCAAAATGCACACACACTGACACATACTCTTCAGAGAACAACATCTATAGAGTCCCTCATTTGCTGTTTCACTGGGCAATgacattgtgttttttttttcctggatttgtCTTTAATTTACCTCTGGGTCAAAACCCATAACCTATGCAAATTAATTCATTCTCCtgtccttctccttccccagctgtgtTCATACAGATTCCCCGTCACTGAAGGGTTACGAACCCCTGTGCAACAGGCAGCTGGTTACCTTATTATGTGTTTGATTTGCAGTAAGATGCTATTCTCAAGCGTTGTGTTCAGGGCATCCATCAGATACTGGTTGAACTCCTCGAAGAACATTTCATTCCCTTCCTCATACCGCCCGTAATTTTTGGAATATTCCTTCTGAATGCAGTGATTGGTCAAGTGGCAGGTTTTGTCCTGGAAATTAGCACTGTTATATGGTTCGGAAGAGGTCCGCAGGACACCCTCTCTGTAGAGGTAGATATTATATTGATGATCCACGAGAACCCAGCTCCTAGGGGGGAAGAGAACAAACTCAAGtctcagtttaaaaaagaaactacaCAGAAATGCAAACCAGTGTTACAAAATCCAGGCAGAAAAGGTTACCTGATGTCGAACTTGCGATGCCCTGGCTCCAAAAGAAGAGGCTTCTCCAGGTATTTCTGGATCACGTGCACTTGTCCCTGCTCATCGATGAAGTCCAGGAGCTCTCCAGCCTCTGAAGATATCATGATCCCTTCCCCTGACacagaaagataaagaaaaaatcaggcGGAGGATCTTTCCTGGAgctctttccaggcccaagtGGACCGTGGATCATTCCCATGGAAAACCAAGCATCACATGAGAACCCATGGCCCCTGGGCTGCCCGGTGCCTGAGCAATGTCATGTTAGCTCACTGTCATGCCATAAATTGGCAGATGTATCTCCCCTTTTCCATGCCATAGGACATTTGGTTCCCTTCCAGCTGGAGCTAACGTAGATGGAAAGCAAGGGTACTGAGATGGCGTGGTCTGCCTGGGGCCTGCGTGCAGGGGACAGCTATTTAGGTGTGAGCAGATGCAGAGCAATCGGGGACCTTGGCAAGAGGTGAGGCAGCTGCTTTGTTGGGagaatttgattttcttttctggcattttttcttccagctgggCTTAGCAGGGAGGGGCATTTAGcactttttaaactttcttttacttttccctgtttttcagcagtttgAAGAGAAGGGGCTTTGGCAGTCtgtgagatttttctttattttgtttctttggggaGGGAGGTTTGTTTTCATCCTATAAGACTTTCTTCCCCTGCCTGGCTTTTCTGTCTGCCAGAAGCAGACACGCAAACAGTGTTCCCCTGCTCACTGAGTCCATTTAAGTTACTATTGAAATCATCGCTGAATTAGGAAAAGAACTGTTTCAAAATGCTCATCCATGTAGTCAGTGTTTTCCCCTTCTATGGAAACTCTTCATTAAAGAATTCAGATGTGTCTTTTAAATACTGCCACATTTTGGCTGAAGCTGTCGCTGTTCATTTCTTGCACGAGTCCAGACATGAAAtcactgctgcagagcagtgaagAGGGAACAGATCCCTTCTGGGATTTGATAAAGGGACGGCACGGTGCCACTGAAGGATAAACCAGCTCAGGTAAAACTACCTAACACCTCTCTGGCACTGTGGCCTGTTGTTAAGCATTTAATTTACCTTTTAGATTAAAGCTGATAATTTACTCttagttttgtgatttttttttcttttttaggaaaTACTGAGTGGAAAGAAGTAAATGCTCTTCAGTGGGGCACCAGTAGGATAACAATGGTTTGGACCATACCTGTGAGTCACTGGCTTCCCAGCCTTCCCTAGCATTAAGTCAGGACATCCTAAAcctttagttttccttttactGATGGACAACCAAGCTTCTCCTAGAACTCTCCTGAATCAGGGGTTGTCTCTGAATTGAAATTGCCTCAGCAATTAATGCTGATAAGCTTTCTGCTTCATCAGAAGTAATCCCCAGACATTTAAACGTCTCTCTAGAAGATTAGCGTGAGGCTCTCTTTCCACTTTAATTCCCATCCTGAGTTCTGCAGCACAGTGATGAATACAAAAAGTTACTTTGCTTTAATGCAGAAAAGACAGGATCACACTTAAATAAAGTATGTGGAGAGTTTAAACCTCCCCATGCTGCAGTAACAGCCACGgccttttcagttttccag
Proteins encoded in this region:
- the TTL gene encoding tubulin--tyrosine ligase, whose protein sequence is MYTFVVRDENSSVYAEVSRLLLASGQWRRLRKDNPRFNLMLGERNRLPFGRLGHEPGLVQLVNYYRGADKLCRKASLVKLIKTSPELSESCTWFPESYVIYPTNLKTPVAPAQNGIRHLINNTRTDEREVFLASYNRRREGKEGNVWIAKSSAGAKGEGIMISSEAGELLDFIDEQGQVHVIQKYLEKPLLLEPGHRKFDIRSWVLVDHQYNIYLYREGVLRTSSEPYNSANFQDKTCHLTNHCIQKEYSKNYGRYEEGNEMFFEEFNQYLMDALNTTLENSILLQIKHIIRSCLMCIEPAISTKHLHYQSFQLFGFDFMVDEELKVWLIEVNGAPACAQKLYAELCQGIVDVAISSVFPLADTGQKMSQPSPIFIKL